One part of the Ornithodoros turicata isolate Travis chromosome 2, ASM3712646v1, whole genome shotgun sequence genome encodes these proteins:
- the LOC135385537 gene encoding glucose-6-phosphatase catalytic subunit 1-like, with amino-acid sequence MISMTMDLLHDNGMSAIQSLQSRFQDQHGFFFAISNFGDPRYAFLLYAPLLYSLDWTVGRRLMWVTIIAEWSNQLLKWMLHGERPYWWVHETPMYNQTGVGMPAIRQYSLTCETGPGSPSGHAMVSAAIWYIIIDYLLRHSGAAQQLGKTMVSSVQWCVYTVLLCVVSLSRIYIAAHFPHQCIMGMIIGCCLAKLMCKLDTDSMTRRQYVLASIGLFASALLTYGVLSLMGVDPLWSVNRAVKWCAKQEYIHVDTTPFFSMMRYCSFPLGMGLGMTTSAYKKATATPFTWPMKIAAIALAVGAGKASELVSFPKSNVYVFYASAFVFNGVLAAVMFAFVPCLIAALSGRFTKTKSS; translated from the exons ATGATCAGCATGACAATGGACCTCCTGCACGACAATGGCATGTCTGCCATTCAGTCCTTACAAAGCAG ATTCCAGGATCAGCACGGATTCTTTTTTGCCATATCCAATTTCGGCGACCCTCGCTACGCATTCCTCCTGTACGCACCTCTCCTGTACTCCCTTGACTGGACAGTTGGACGGAGACTTATGTGGGTCACCATCATTGCTGAGTGGTCCAATCAATTACTCAAATG GATGTTGCATGGCGAAAGGCCGTACTGGTGGGTCCACGAGACGCCAATGTACAACCAAACGGGCGTGGGGATGCCAGCAATTCGCCAATACTCCCTGACTTGTGAGACCGGCCCAGGTAGTCCTTCCGGGCATGCCATGGTGTCTGCTGCAATTTGGTACATAATTATCGACTACCTGCTACGTCATTCTGGAGCTGCGCAGCAACTTGGCAAGACTATGGTGTCTTCAGTTCAATGGTGTGTCTACACTGTTCTGCTCTGCGTGGTCAGCCTGTCCCGGATTTACATTGCCGCACACTTCCCACACCAGTGTATCATGGGCATGATTATTG GATGCTGCTTGGCGAAACTGATGTGTAAGCTTGACACTGACAGCATGACTCGCAGGCAATACGTTCTTGCCTCGATCGGACTCTTTGCGAGCGCCCTCTTGACCTACGGTGTCCTCTCCCTTATGGGTGTCGACCCCTTGTGGTCCGTCAACCGCGCCGTTAAATGGTGCGCTAAGCAAGAATACATTCATGTGGACACGACTCCTTTCTTCAGTATGATGCGCTACTGCTCTTTCCCTCTGGGCATGGGTCTTGGCATGACAACGTCGGCCTACAAAAAAGCAACGGCTACCCCTTTCACTTGGCCCATGAAGATCGCTGCCATCGCCTTAGCTGTGGGTGCCGGGAAGGCTTCCGAGTTGGTGTCATTCCCGAAGAGCAACGTTTATGTGTTCTACGCGTCAGCGTTTGTCTTCAACGGCGTTCTTGCAGCTGTTATGTTCGCATTTGTGCCGTGTCTTATCGCGGCATTGTCCGGCCGCTTTACGAAGACCAAGTCTTCCTAG